The Nothobranchius furzeri strain GRZ-AD chromosome 6, NfurGRZ-RIMD1, whole genome shotgun sequence genome includes a region encoding these proteins:
- the LOC107392467 gene encoding A-type potassium channel modulatory protein KCNIP2 has product MNSRSQTQSLSDSRELDRSYDPLTGDPPSKPIKKTLKQHFLKLLPCYHSGLRSSNSQRSTSDEGEVSTVCYRPEGLDSLVQQTKFTKKELQVLYRGFKNECPSGVVSEETFQSVYSQFFPQGDSSMYAHFLFEAFDTHNHGSVSFEDFVVSLSIILRGSITDRLNWVFNLYDLNKDGCITREEMTEMMHSIYNMMGKHTYPSLRDSAPKEHVNIFFQKMDKNKDGVVTVEEFLEMCQKDGNIVQSMHMFDNVI; this is encoded by the exons ATGAACTCCAggagtcagacccagagtctgtcaGACTCCAGAGAGCTGGACAGGTCCTATGACCCGCTCACAG GTGATCCTCCATCCAAACCCATCAAAAAGACCTTGAAGCAGCACTTCCTCAAACTGCTGCCCTGCTACCACTCTGGCTTGAGGTCTTCAAATTCTCAGC GAAGCACGTCTGATGAGGGTGAGGTGTCGACAGTGTGTTACAGACCAGAGGGCCTCGACAGCCTCGTTCAGCAGACCAAGTTCACCAAGAAGGAGCTGCAGGTCCTCTACCGAGGTTTTAAAAAT GAATGTCCCAGTGGTGTTGTgagtgaggagacatttcagagcGTCTACTCACAGTTCTTTCCTCAGGGAG ACTCAAGTATGTatgcacacttcctgtttgaagctTTCGACACGCACAACCACGGATCTGTTAGCTTTGAA GACTTTGTTGTGAGTCTATCCATCATCCTGAGAGGCTCCATCACCGATCGACTCAACTGGGTCTTCAATCTTTATGATCTCAACAAGGATGGCTGCATCACCAGAGAG GAGATGACAGAAATGATGCACTCCATCTATAACATGATGGGGAAGCACACGTACCCCAGCTTGAGGGACAGCGCTCCAAAGGAACACGTCAACATCTTCTTCCAG AAAATGGACAAGAATAAAGACGGAGTTGTCACCGTGGAGGAGTTTTTGGAGATGTGTCAAAAG GACGGGAACATCGTGCAGTCCATGCACATGTTTGATAACGTGATCTGA
- the jupa gene encoding junction plakoglobin a has translation MAMQMGELDSGSIKVQKWQNTMYAVDSGIQSGATTIRDEEFEVPVTKKVYMTTTVTQQEPDLEQYTMTRATRVRAALFPESLEDGATILSTQTDPSQMTNVQKLAEPSQMLKNAIIHLINYQDDAELATRAMPELAKLLGDEDQVVVSKAAQIVDQLTRKEASRRALMQNHQMVTAVVRAMQNSNDMETNKATASILHNLSHQREGLLAIFKTGGIPALVRMLSSPFEPVLFYAITTLHNLLLHQEGAKMAVRLADGLQRMVPLLKKNNPKFLAITTDCLQLLSYGNQESKLIILANGGPDGLVRIMQTQNYEKLLWTTSRVLKVLSVCPSNKPAIVEAGGMQALGKHIKSGSQRLSQNCLWTLRNLSDAATKQDGLDSLLQNLVELLSSDDENMLTCATGILSNLTCNNVYNKTLVTQCNGVEALIHTILRSGSKQDVVEPAACALRHLTSRHQHADVAQNQVREFYGISTVVKLLNQPYYWPVIKAVVGLIRNLALCPENQQPLKESGVIPRLVNLLLKAHQDNQKHGSSSQQAFKDGVKMEEIVEGCTGALHILARDPINREEIAHLDSIPLLVQLLYSPVDNVKRVAAGALCELALDRQAAALIDSEGAAAPMMELLHSPNEGIATYAAAVLFRISEDKPVDYKKRVSVELTHSLFKQDPEAWEAAHNTLLMESNYPEEPLDGGFHGYGYPEMPMDGIDPHMMQEDLPPGMGYDGQYRDQY, from the exons CCACTCGTGTGCGAGCTGCGCTGTTTCCCGAGTCGTTGGAGGATGGTGCCACCATACTGTCGACCCAGACCGACCCGTCCCAGATGACCAACGTCCAAAAACTGGCAGAGCCATCCCAGATGCTGAAGAATGCCATCATCCACCTGATCAACTACCAGGACGACGCAGAGCTGGCCACGCGCGCCATGCCCGAACTCGCCAAACTGCTCGGCGATGAAGACCAG GTGGTGGTCAGCAAAGCAGCGCAGATCGTCGACCAGCTGACACGTAAGGAGGCTTCACGGCGCGCGCTGATGCAAAACCATCAGATGGTGACGGCGGTGGTCCGGGCCATGCAGAACTCCAACGACATGGAGACAAACAAAGCTACGGCCAGCATCCTTCACAACCTATCCCACCAGAGAGAGGGCCTGCTCGCCATCTTCAAGACGGGAGGGATCCCTGCTCTGGTCCGCATGCTCAG CTCTCCCTTTGAGCCCGTGCTCTTCTACGCCATCACCACCCTCCACAACCTGCTGCTGCACCAGGAGGGAGCCAAGATGGCCGTGCGCCTGGCGGACGGTCTGCAGAGGATGGTTCCTTTGCTGAAAAAGAACAACCCCAAGTTCCTGGCCATCACCACCGACTGTCTTCAGCTGCTGTCGTACGGAAACCAGGAgagcaag ctgatcATCCTCGCTAACGGAGGCCCCGACGGTCTGGTGAGGATCATGCAAACCCAGAACTATGAGAAGCTGCTGTGGACCACAAGCAGAGTCCTCAAGGTCCTGTCGGTGTGTCCGAGCAACAAGCCAGCCATCGTGGAGGCCG GTGGGATGCAGGCTCTGGGGAAACACATCAAAAGCGGCAGTCAGCGCCTGAGTCAGAACTGCCTGTGGACACTCAGGAACCTGTCTGATGCCGCCACCAAGCAG GACGGACTGGACAGCCTGCTGCAGAATCTGGTTGAACTCCTCAGCTCAGATGATGAGAACATGCTCACATGCGCCACCGGCATCCTGTCCAACCTCACGTGCAACAACGTCTACAACAAAACTCTGGTCACGCAGTGCAATGGCGTCGAGGCGCTGATCCACACCATTCTCCGCTCCGGGAGCAAGCAGGATGTGGTCGAGCCTGCCGCCTGTGCTTTGCGACATCTGACGTCTCGCCACCAACACGCTGATGTGGCGCAGAATCAAGTGAGGGAGTTTTACGGCATCTCCACCGTCGTCAAACTGCTCAACCAGCCGTACTATTGGCCAGTCATCAAG GCTGTGGTGGGCCTGATCCGTAACCTGGCCCTGTGCCCAGAAAACCAGCAGCCTCTCAAAGAATCAGGAGTCATCCCCCGCCTGGTCAACCTGCTGCTGAAGGCCCACCAGGACAACCAGAAGCATGGTTCATCCAGCCAACAGGCCTTCAAG GACGGGGTGAAGATGGAAGAGATCGTGGAGGGTTGCACTGGTGCTCTGCACATCCTCGCCAGAGATCCCATCAACAGAGAGGAAATAGCCCATTTGGATTCCATTCCTCTTCTCGTCCAG CTGCTCTACTCTCCAGTGGACAACGTGAAGCGTGTGGCAGCAGGCGCCCTGTGTGAGCTGGCTCTGGACAGGCAGGCGGCCGCCCTGATCGACTCTGAGGGCGCCGCAGCTCCAATGATGGAGCTGCTGCACTCCCCCAACGAGGGCATCG CTACGTACGCTGCAGCCGTGCTCTTCCGCATCTCTGAGGATAAGCCGGTAGACTACAAGAAGCGTGTGTCCGTGGAGCTCACGCACTCTCTGTTCAAGCAGGACCCCGAGGCCTGGGAGGCG GCCCACAACACCCTTCTGATGGAGTCAAACTATCCAGAGG AGCCACTAGATGGTGGTTTCCATGGCTACGGATACCCAGAAATGCCCATGGATGGCATTGATCCACATATGATGCAGGAGGATCTTCCACCTGGCATGGGCTATGACGGCCAGTACCGCGACCAATATTAA